From one Natrinema saccharevitans genomic stretch:
- a CDS encoding ABC transporter permease, with translation MSSHSTDKGPAVNDTAQEAAGNSATADTRISFKRWLVKNLRNPYVIFTSLVQPIIFFVLFVEVFGAIAGSALSEALGPDISYVTYLSPAIIIMSTLSSAATSGIGLVDDMEEGMFEKMLVSPMNRSAMFFGKVLSEVARIVVQTVIILLLGYLLLILKNGAAFDQYLRTGVAGIVGVVLVTVIFGGAFMAYSNIVALVTRDQEATIMFANLLTFPLVFISSAFLPLSVLPGWIRTVAVFNPITYGVDGVRAIMLGQDVMTVFEVTAFGGIWNTVVPAVIILVGFNVLLGSVAIRLLRRAARSKVQ, from the coding sequence ATGAGCAGTCACTCGACCGACAAAGGCCCCGCCGTGAACGACACCGCACAGGAAGCCGCAGGCAACAGCGCAACAGCTGACACTCGCATCAGTTTCAAGCGGTGGCTGGTCAAGAACTTGCGCAACCCCTACGTCATCTTTACGTCGCTAGTGCAACCGATCATCTTCTTCGTCCTGTTCGTCGAGGTATTCGGCGCAATCGCCGGTAGCGCGCTCTCGGAGGCACTTGGCCCCGACATCAGCTACGTCACGTACCTGTCTCCAGCTATCATCATTATGTCCACACTCTCGTCGGCAGCCACCTCCGGCATCGGACTCGTCGACGATATGGAGGAGGGAATGTTCGAGAAGATGCTCGTCTCGCCGATGAACCGGTCGGCCATGTTCTTCGGCAAAGTCCTGTCCGAGGTAGCCCGAATCGTCGTCCAGACGGTGATCATTCTCCTCCTTGGGTACCTACTATTGATTCTCAAAAACGGCGCAGCGTTCGATCAGTACCTCCGTACGGGCGTCGCTGGTATCGTTGGCGTCGTGCTCGTCACGGTGATCTTTGGCGGCGCGTTCATGGCGTACTCGAACATCGTTGCCCTGGTTACCCGCGATCAGGAAGCGACGATCATGTTCGCGAACCTGCTCACGTTCCCGCTGGTATTCATTTCGAGTGCCTTCCTCCCCCTCAGCGTACTTCCGGGATGGATCAGGACTGTCGCCGTGTTCAACCCCATCACGTACGGTGTCGACGGCGTCCGTGCTATCATGCTGGGACAGGACGTGATGACGGTCTTCGAAGTGACGGCATTCGGTGGAATCTGGAACACAGTCGTGCCCGCAGTAATCATTCTCGTTGGATTCAATGTTCTATTGGGTTCGGTTGCAATCCGTCTATTACGTCGCGCTGCCAGAAGCAAAGTACAGTAG
- a CDS encoding ABC transporter ATP-binding protein, with the protein MTSRQTHTQQNSADQSQETDLAIDAQNVTVTYEDGTEAVRGVSLRIEKGEFFGFLGPNGAGKTTTIKSLVTLLHPTEGSVRINGYDTATEPEKVRRSIGYMAQETSIDRELTPRENLQLACKLYGVPGDQREDRIEALLDLVDLQDVADTRSEKFSGGMKKRLDAASVLVHRPPVVFLDEPTTGLDPEARLRLWDYFERINEQGTTVFLTTQYLEEADQLCDRLSLLQDGQIIATGSPDTLKSEFGTDVFEITLDNPVEDQIERAVQAVRRIETLDEPTIRTTENGFTVRSARAREVVSDLFAALDDTGVSVSDFDIRSPTLDDVFLALTDSSSDTAGRADTGMASLSAQEVST; encoded by the coding sequence ATGACGAGCCGACAGACACATACCCAACAGAATAGCGCTGACCAATCTCAGGAAACAGACCTCGCAATTGACGCGCAGAACGTCACTGTCACTTACGAAGACGGAACCGAGGCAGTTCGTGGCGTCTCCTTACGCATCGAGAAGGGCGAGTTCTTTGGCTTCCTCGGCCCGAATGGGGCCGGAAAGACGACCACTATCAAATCGCTCGTCACACTCCTGCATCCAACGGAGGGGTCGGTACGAATCAATGGCTATGACACCGCGACGGAGCCGGAGAAGGTCCGGCGATCTATCGGGTATATGGCCCAGGAAACGAGTATCGACAGAGAGTTGACGCCGCGAGAAAACCTCCAGTTGGCCTGTAAATTGTACGGCGTCCCGGGAGACCAGCGCGAGGACCGCATCGAGGCACTGCTTGATCTCGTTGATCTGCAGGACGTCGCTGACACCCGGTCGGAGAAGTTCTCCGGCGGGATGAAAAAGCGATTAGATGCCGCGAGTGTCTTGGTGCATCGCCCGCCGGTGGTCTTTCTCGACGAGCCGACGACTGGACTCGATCCAGAAGCACGATTGCGCCTCTGGGACTACTTCGAACGGATCAACGAGCAAGGAACGACAGTGTTTCTGACGACGCAGTACCTAGAAGAAGCCGACCAACTGTGTGACCGACTCTCCCTACTCCAGGATGGACAGATTATCGCAACCGGCTCGCCGGACACACTCAAGTCCGAATTTGGAACAGACGTCTTCGAGATAACGCTCGATAACCCGGTCGAAGACCAAATCGAGCGCGCCGTGCAGGCCGTTCGTCGTATCGAAACACTCGACGAGCCGACGATACGAACGACCGAGAACGGATTCACCGTCAGGTCGGCACGCGCCCGCGAGGTTGTGAGTGATCTTTTTGCCGCCCTCGACGACACAGGCGTTTCGGTCAGCGACTTCGACATTCGCTCGCCCACGCTCGACGATGTCTTCCTCGCACTGACGGACAGCTCGTCCGACACCGCTGGTAGGGCAGACACAGGTATGGCGTCGCTCTCCGCTCAGGAGGTGTCGACATGA